Proteins found in one Nostoc sp. NIES-3756 genomic segment:
- a CDS encoding DUF6745 domain-containing protein: MINLLTPEQRVLIPSYLGKWRNILLSSEPIDRKKAEEVIESLYSLVGKKTPKLIFCNSPYTAGKEMLLLKANQEKLEANHVDDLEIFVKSELRELVRRIILEKDLAGSIDTDNLFMPLSQVELDDLDYELVEYHELDLIDRQRIDLVSLSRSVNQSELVWQLWSKKINAQAISSFDWFVIAAKLDFFVSEIHGYYDPKLYQFVENVVRARVIIFPFEDCCFVCDRPTKISFDNENLFHAEGEPALQFADGQSFYFYHGVTLPEKYGKVHPQQWQAQWLLTETNAELRRVLIQGIGYVRICQELQAVELDNWTDYTLLQIDNPIDVEPIYLLKMTCPSTGFVHVLRVPPQTKSAREAICWVNWGVDPEDFSLQT; this comes from the coding sequence ATGATAAATCTGTTAACTCCTGAGCAAAGAGTTTTGATACCGTCTTACTTAGGAAAATGGCGAAATATTTTACTTTCTTCTGAGCCAATTGATAGAAAAAAAGCTGAAGAAGTTATTGAGAGTTTGTATTCCTTAGTGGGCAAAAAAACTCCAAAATTGATTTTTTGTAATAGCCCTTATACAGCCGGTAAAGAAATGCTATTACTAAAAGCAAATCAAGAAAAATTAGAAGCTAATCATGTTGATGATTTAGAGATTTTTGTAAAAAGCGAGCTAAGAGAATTAGTAAGACGAATCATTTTAGAAAAAGATTTGGCTGGCTCTATTGATACAGATAATTTATTTATGCCTTTATCTCAGGTAGAGTTAGATGATTTGGATTATGAACTTGTAGAATACCATGAATTAGATTTAATAGATAGACAAAGAATAGACTTAGTGAGTTTAAGCCGTAGCGTGAATCAATCTGAGTTAGTTTGGCAGCTTTGGTCTAAAAAAATAAATGCACAGGCTATTTCTTCATTTGATTGGTTTGTTATTGCCGCTAAGTTAGATTTTTTTGTTTCAGAAATTCATGGTTATTATGACCCTAAACTTTATCAATTTGTAGAGAACGTGGTACGTGCAAGGGTAATTATATTTCCTTTTGAAGACTGTTGTTTTGTATGCGATCGCCCTACTAAAATATCCTTCGATAATGAAAATCTATTTCACGCCGAAGGCGAACCAGCACTTCAGTTTGCAGATGGACAAAGTTTTTACTTTTATCACGGAGTCACCCTACCGGAAAAATACGGCAAAGTCCACCCACAACAATGGCAAGCTCAATGGCTATTAACCGAAACAAACGCCGAACTACGCCGTGTGTTAATTCAAGGTATTGGTTACGTGCGTATCTGCCAAGAATTACAAGCAGTAGAACTGGATAACTGGACAGATTATACCCTTTTACAGATTGACAACCCCATTGATGTTGAGCCAATCTACTTATTAAAAATGACCTGCCCCAGCACAGGATTCGTCCACGTTTTGCGGGTTCCACCACAGACAAAATCAGCTCGTGAAGCCATCTGTTGGGTAAATTGGGGAGTCGATCCAGAAGATTTCTCTCTACAAACTTAA
- the prfC gene encoding peptide chain release factor 3, protein MSTEIQTELHQAVELRRNFAIISHPDAGKTTLTEKLLLYGGAIHEAGAVKARRAQRKATSDWMAMEQQRGISITSTVLQFEYENCQINLLDTPGHQDFSEDTYRTLAAADNAVMLIDVAKGLEPQTRKLFEVCKLRGLPIFTFVNKLDRPGREPLELLDEIEQELGLQTYAVNWPIGMGDRFKGVFDRNKQQIHLFERSAHGSKEARDTTVDLGDPRIEELLEQDLYYQLKNDLELLEGVGPELDLDLVHQGKMTPVFFGSAMTNFGVELFLKYFLEYALKPGVHISSIGEVDPTYPEFSGFVFKLQANMDPKHRDRVAFIRVCTGKFEKDMTVNHARTGKVVRLSRPQKLFAQERESIDVAYPGDVIGLNNPGVFAIGDTIYTGQKLEYEGIPYFSPELFATLRNPNPSKFKQFQKGISELREEGAVQIMYSVDEAKRDPIMAAVGQLQFEVVQFRLQNEYGVETILELLPYSVARWVEGGWEALNKVGRIFNTTTVKDSMNRPVLLFRNEWNCQQLQGDHPELKLSAIAPVFSSQPTVEQ, encoded by the coding sequence ATGTCAACTGAAATTCAGACGGAACTCCACCAAGCAGTTGAGCTTCGCCGCAATTTTGCTATTATCTCTCACCCTGACGCTGGTAAAACTACGCTGACGGAAAAATTACTATTGTACGGGGGTGCGATTCACGAAGCTGGTGCTGTAAAAGCCCGTCGCGCCCAACGTAAGGCTACTTCGGATTGGATGGCAATGGAACAACAAAGGGGTATTTCCATTACATCTACAGTATTACAGTTTGAGTACGAAAATTGCCAGATTAATTTACTCGACACACCCGGACACCAAGATTTTAGTGAAGACACTTATCGTACCTTGGCGGCGGCTGATAATGCCGTAATGTTGATTGACGTGGCTAAGGGTTTAGAACCGCAAACACGCAAGTTATTTGAGGTGTGTAAATTACGGGGTTTACCAATCTTCACATTTGTGAATAAACTCGACCGTCCAGGCAGGGAACCGTTGGAATTATTGGACGAGATTGAGCAAGAATTAGGGTTACAAACCTACGCCGTTAACTGGCCGATTGGGATGGGCGATCGCTTTAAGGGTGTCTTTGATAGAAACAAGCAACAAATCCACCTATTTGAACGTAGCGCCCACGGTAGCAAGGAAGCCCGTGATACAACCGTAGATTTGGGCGACCCCAGAATAGAAGAACTATTAGAACAGGATTTGTACTACCAACTGAAAAATGACCTGGAACTTTTAGAAGGTGTCGGCCCGGAATTAGACCTTGATTTAGTGCATCAAGGAAAAATGACACCTGTGTTCTTTGGTAGTGCTATGACGAACTTTGGGGTTGAGTTATTCCTGAAGTATTTCTTGGAGTATGCCTTGAAGCCTGGTGTCCACATCAGCAGCATCGGTGAAGTAGACCCTACCTACCCAGAGTTTTCGGGTTTTGTCTTTAAATTGCAAGCCAATATGGATCCTAAACACCGCGATCGCGTTGCTTTTATCCGGGTCTGCACTGGTAAGTTTGAAAAAGATATGACAGTTAATCATGCCCGAACCGGTAAAGTTGTGCGTCTGTCGCGCCCACAAAAACTCTTTGCCCAAGAACGGGAATCGATTGACGTAGCTTATCCAGGTGATGTAATCGGTTTGAACAATCCAGGTGTTTTTGCGATCGGCGATACAATTTACACGGGGCAGAAGCTGGAATATGAAGGGATTCCGTATTTTTCGCCAGAACTATTTGCGACATTACGCAACCCCAACCCCTCGAAATTTAAGCAATTCCAAAAAGGCATCTCCGAATTGCGCGAAGAGGGTGCAGTGCAAATTATGTACTCAGTTGATGAAGCCAAGCGTGACCCCATCATGGCAGCCGTGGGTCAATTGCAATTCGAGGTGGTGCAGTTTCGCTTACAAAACGAGTATGGTGTAGAAACCATTCTGGAACTTCTACCCTACAGCGTCGCCCGTTGGGTCGAAGGTGGTTGGGAAGCTTTGAACAAAGTGGGGCGTATTTTCAACACCACCACAGTCAAAGACAGCATGAACCGCCCAGTTTTACTGTTCCGCAACGAGTGGAACTGTCAACAGTTACAGGGAGATCATCCAGAGTTAAAACTCAGCGCGATCGCCCCAGTTTTTTCTAGCCAACCAACAGTAGAACAATAA
- the hemB gene encoding porphobilinogen synthase, translated as MFPTHRPRRLRTHPQLRRMVRETVLTTNDLIYPLFAVPGEGIANEVKSMPGVYQLSVDKIVEEAKEVYDLGIPAIILFGIPADKDTDATGAWHDCGIVQKAATAVKEAVPDLIVIADTCLCEYTSHGHCGYLQVGDLTGRVLNDPTLELLKKTAVSQAKAGADIIAPSGMMDGFVQAIRTGLDEAGFQDTPILSYAAKYASAYYGPFRDAADSTPQFGDRRTYQMDPGNSREAIKEIELDIAEGADMLMVKPALAYMDIIWRVKEASNLPVAAYNVSGEYSMVKAAALNGWIDEQRVVMETLTGFKRAGADLILTYHAKDAARWLR; from the coding sequence ATGTTTCCAACACATCGCCCTCGTCGTTTGCGTACTCATCCCCAATTACGCCGCATGGTACGCGAGACTGTATTGACTACCAATGATTTGATCTATCCGTTGTTTGCTGTCCCAGGAGAAGGAATTGCTAATGAAGTAAAATCTATGCCTGGAGTCTACCAATTGTCGGTAGATAAAATTGTCGAAGAGGCCAAGGAAGTTTACGATTTAGGTATTCCGGCAATTATTCTGTTTGGTATTCCCGCAGATAAAGATACAGATGCTACTGGTGCTTGGCATGATTGCGGTATCGTGCAGAAAGCTGCAACTGCGGTGAAAGAAGCTGTACCAGATTTGATTGTGATTGCTGATACTTGTTTGTGTGAGTATACCAGTCACGGTCATTGTGGTTATTTGCAAGTGGGTGATTTGACAGGAAGAGTATTGAATGACCCCACTCTAGAATTGCTGAAGAAAACAGCCGTGTCTCAAGCTAAAGCAGGAGCGGATATTATCGCCCCCTCTGGGATGATGGATGGCTTTGTCCAAGCAATTCGTACTGGTTTGGATGAGGCAGGTTTTCAAGATACGCCAATTTTGTCCTATGCTGCTAAGTATGCTTCAGCTTACTATGGCCCTTTTAGGGATGCTGCTGATTCTACACCACAATTTGGCGATCGCAGAACTTACCAAATGGATCCAGGAAATTCCCGCGAAGCCATCAAGGAGATTGAATTGGATATCGCTGAAGGCGCTGATATGTTGATGGTGAAGCCAGCTTTGGCTTACATGGATATTATTTGGCGAGTGAAGGAAGCCAGTAATTTACCTGTGGCTGCTTACAACGTGTCTGGTGAGTATTCTATGGTGAAAGCTGCGGCGCTGAATGGTTGGATTGATGAACAGCGCGTAGTGATGGAAACTCTTACTGGATTTAAGCGTGCTGGTGCGGATTTGATTCTGACTTATCACGCTAAAGATGCAGCGCGTTGGTTGCGGTAA
- a CDS encoding elongation factor G: protein MSEKVRLGSRNVAIVGPYLSGKTTLLESLLFVSGAISRKGSVKDSNTVGDSATESRDRHMSVEISTACAEYNDIRFTFIDCPGSVEFAQETYNALMGVDAAIVVCEPIRERVLTLAPLFKFLDDWEIPHLVFVNKMDRANIHVLETLHALKAVSSRPLVAHQYPIMQGEQLTGFIDMVSEQAYQYHPGAPADPIPFPEHLKQEEHTARAEMLEALANFDDHLLEELLEDIEPPQEEILKDLKMELGADLVVPVFFGVAEQDYGVRPLLEALLRESPEPETTAARRLKGKASNTPIAQVLKTYYTPQGGKLSLVRVWQGKLTDGVVLNGVRAGGIYRLMGQQQQSLNEAVAGEIVALSRLEGIKTGDTISTERPAQLAKAEQLEPVYALAITPEKRNDEVKLSSAITKLLEEDPSLAWEQHGDTHEVILWGQGEIHLQVALDRLRRKYNLPMSTHMPQVPYKETIRKPVTSVHGRYKHQSGGHGQFGDVFLDIKPLPRGEGFNFKETIVGGVVPRQYIPGVEMGVREFLVHGPLGFPVVDVGVTLTNGSYHTVDSSEQAFKQAARLAMQTGIPQAQPTLLEPILRVEVTTPSEFTSKVLQLLSGRRGQILGYEGRQDWQGWDNITTYLPQAEMQNFIVELRSLTLGVGSFHWAYDHLQEVPEKLAEKVLASNGNGNNGNGK from the coding sequence ATGAGCGAAAAAGTCAGATTAGGTTCGCGGAATGTTGCCATTGTCGGCCCTTATTTAAGTGGAAAAACAACACTACTAGAAAGCTTATTATTTGTTTCAGGAGCGATTTCTCGCAAAGGCAGCGTTAAGGATAGTAACACAGTTGGGGATAGTGCGACAGAATCGCGCGATCGCCACATGAGCGTAGAAATTAGTACCGCTTGCGCCGAGTATAATGATATCCGTTTTACCTTTATAGATTGCCCAGGTAGCGTTGAGTTTGCTCAAGAAACATATAATGCTTTAATGGGGGTTGATGCGGCAATTGTAGTTTGCGAACCAATACGTGAAAGAGTCCTCACCCTCGCTCCTCTATTTAAGTTCCTAGACGACTGGGAAATTCCCCACCTTGTCTTTGTCAATAAAATGGATCGAGCAAACATTCATGTCCTCGAAACATTACACGCCCTCAAAGCAGTTTCTAGCCGTCCATTAGTAGCGCATCAATACCCCATTATGCAAGGGGAACAACTCACCGGCTTCATCGATATGGTGAGTGAACAAGCTTATCAATATCATCCCGGCGCACCTGCTGATCCTATTCCCTTCCCAGAACATCTTAAACAAGAAGAACATACTGCACGAGCAGAAATGCTCGAAGCTTTAGCTAATTTTGATGACCACTTATTGGAAGAACTTTTAGAAGATATCGAACCACCCCAAGAAGAAATCCTCAAAGATTTAAAAATGGAATTAGGGGCTGATTTAGTCGTCCCCGTCTTCTTTGGTGTAGCCGAACAAGATTATGGTGTCAGACCTTTATTAGAAGCTTTACTTAGGGAGTCTCCCGAACCAGAAACCACAGCCGCCCGTCGCCTCAAAGGTAAAGCCAGCAATACACCCATAGCCCAAGTATTAAAAACTTATTACACACCCCAAGGTGGTAAACTCTCCCTCGTGCGGGTATGGCAAGGCAAATTAACCGATGGTGTCGTCCTCAACGGCGTTCGTGCTGGTGGTATCTACCGCCTCATGGGACAACAACAGCAGTCGTTAAATGAAGCCGTTGCTGGTGAAATTGTCGCCCTTAGCCGTTTAGAAGGAATCAAAACTGGCGATACCATCTCCACCGAACGTCCGGCGCAATTAGCTAAAGCTGAACAATTGGAACCAGTTTATGCCCTAGCCATCACCCCAGAAAAGCGCAACGATGAAGTAAAACTCAGTAGCGCTATCACCAAATTATTAGAAGAAGACCCCTCTCTCGCTTGGGAACAACATGGTGATACCCACGAGGTGATTTTGTGGGGACAAGGTGAAATACACTTGCAAGTCGCCCTGGATAGACTGCGCCGCAAGTATAACTTGCCCATGTCTACCCATATGCCACAAGTACCTTATAAAGAAACCATCCGTAAACCAGTCACCTCAGTTCATGGACGTTACAAGCATCAAAGCGGTGGACATGGACAATTCGGTGATGTGTTCCTCGATATCAAACCCCTACCACGAGGCGAAGGCTTCAACTTTAAGGAAACCATCGTTGGCGGTGTAGTTCCCAGACAGTACATTCCAGGGGTAGAGATGGGTGTGCGGGAATTTCTAGTACACGGGCCTTTGGGCTTCCCAGTGGTGGATGTAGGCGTGACATTGACCAACGGTTCCTATCACACCGTCGATAGTTCCGAACAAGCCTTCAAACAAGCCGCCCGTTTGGCGATGCAAACTGGGATACCCCAAGCCCAACCCACCTTATTAGAACCAATTTTACGGGTAGAAGTGACAACACCCAGCGAATTTACCTCTAAGGTGTTGCAATTGCTGAGTGGTAGACGGGGGCAGATTTTAGGCTACGAAGGCAGACAAGATTGGCAAGGTTGGGATAATATCACAACTTACTTGCCACAAGCCGAGATGCAGAACTTTATTGTAGAGCTGCGATCGCTCACCCTCGGCGTTGGTTCCTTCCATTGGGCTTACGACCACCTGCAAGAAGTCCCAGAAAAGCTTGCTGAAAAAGTACTTGCTAGTAACGGTAATGGTAACAACGGTAACGGCAAGTAG
- a CDS encoding phosphate-starvation-inducible PsiE family protein → MSKRTKSRFLFSDRWLDRHAIVRNMEAFQDLLVIVLCLALFAVMLIQLWGIFIAITQALDYKHITAKILFILILVELFRLLMVYLQEHSIAVGVAVEVTIVSVLREIVVHGVLEISAIQTAAICGLLLILGSLLIVCAKTPHMDCISANTKFCPIVVQGRRQQESDFDFQYSHSCEEKQSLG, encoded by the coding sequence ATGTCAAAGCGTACCAAGAGTAGATTTCTCTTTAGCGATCGCTGGTTAGATCGCCATGCTATTGTTCGGAATATGGAAGCTTTTCAAGATTTACTCGTTATAGTCTTGTGTCTGGCTTTATTTGCCGTAATGTTAATCCAATTATGGGGTATATTTATTGCTATTACACAAGCACTAGACTATAAACACATAACAGCAAAAATTCTATTTATCTTAATTTTGGTAGAATTATTTAGGCTATTAATGGTCTACTTGCAAGAACATAGTATTGCCGTAGGTGTAGCTGTAGAAGTAACAATTGTATCGGTATTAAGGGAAATAGTTGTTCACGGCGTACTAGAAATTTCTGCCATTCAGACAGCCGCCATTTGTGGCTTATTATTAATTTTAGGTAGTTTACTCATAGTATGTGCTAAAACCCCACATATGGATTGCATCAGTGCGAATACAAAATTTTGCCCAATTGTTGTACAAGGAAGAAGACAACAAGAATCAGATTTCGATTTTCAGTATTCGCACTCTTGTGAAGAAAAGCAATCTTTAGGGTAA
- a CDS encoding RNA recognition motif domain-containing protein, whose translation MSIYVGNLSYTVTQDDLTKVFSEYGTVTRVQLPTDRETGRLRGFGFVEMESSTAEDAAIQALDGAEWMGRVMKVNKARPKEDRPARSGGGSWGRNNGGYSRQY comes from the coding sequence ATGTCAATATACGTAGGGAACCTATCCTACACCGTCACTCAAGACGACCTTACTAAAGTATTTTCCGAGTACGGTACAGTCACGCGCGTTCAGTTACCCACTGATAGGGAAACAGGGCGCTTGCGCGGTTTTGGTTTCGTAGAAATGGAATCATCAACCGCAGAAGACGCCGCCATTCAAGCTCTAGATGGTGCTGAATGGATGGGCCGTGTTATGAAAGTTAATAAAGCTCGTCCAAAGGAAGATAGACCCGCTCGTTCTGGCGGTGGTAGTTGGGGAAGAAATAATGGTGGTTACTCCCGCCAGTATTAA
- a CDS encoding NF041680 family putative transposase, with protein MNRAKLEEFRQAAYSYLGRAHDATFELMDAILLTRNAYSLADLSLSTAFRHKWPSIYEALQDSRPQRQKLMQLYIKQMPQQGRPLLAGDHTAWSRPDAVTLQERTIEHSSVSMGGDKPITVGQGYSTIAWIPESSGSWALPLRHERITSWESPIQKAAWQLQQVCENLPTRPISVWDSEYGCAPFVLKTADIKADIIVRLRSNLCLWGAPPPYSGKGRPKKHGDKFKLNDASTWSEATQTIEVNHVKLGRIKVSLWSNLHFRLCATRPMSLIRVERLNEQGTPRVSKPLWLAWLGEQMPPLEEVWQLYLRRFTVDHWYRFLKQRLHWTLPKLTTPKQCERWSDLMPIMTWELWLARDIVADNPLPWQKFLVSLTPGRVAQAMSSILATIGTPARPPKPRGKSPGWKSGIPRQRRIRYPVVRKTTTKPRKQQAESA; from the coding sequence ATGAACCGTGCCAAATTAGAGGAATTTCGTCAAGCAGCGTACAGCTATTTGGGAAGAGCGCATGATGCAACTTTTGAACTGATGGATGCAATATTGCTGACTCGGAACGCTTACAGTTTGGCAGATTTATCGCTATCAACAGCATTTAGACATAAGTGGCCAAGTATCTACGAAGCATTGCAAGATAGCAGACCACAACGGCAGAAATTAATGCAGTTATACATCAAACAAATGCCACAACAGGGTCGTCCATTATTGGCTGGCGACCACACAGCTTGGTCACGCCCAGATGCAGTAACTTTACAGGAAAGGACGATTGAACACAGCAGTGTTTCAATGGGGGGAGACAAACCAATTACTGTTGGTCAGGGTTATAGCACCATTGCTTGGATACCAGAGAGTTCGGGCAGTTGGGCATTACCGTTGAGGCATGAGCGAATTACCAGTTGGGAAAGCCCAATCCAAAAAGCAGCATGGCAACTACAACAAGTTTGTGAAAATTTACCTACCAGACCAATTTCGGTTTGGGACAGTGAGTACGGCTGCGCCCCTTTCGTTTTGAAAACAGCCGATATCAAAGCAGATATTATTGTCCGTTTACGTTCAAACTTATGTTTATGGGGCGCACCGCCACCATATTCTGGCAAGGGACGACCGAAGAAGCATGGTGATAAATTTAAGTTGAATGATGCTTCGACATGGAGTGAAGCCACTCAAACTATAGAAGTAAACCATGTCAAACTAGGACGTATCAAGGTGAGCTTGTGGTCAAATTTACACTTTCGCTTATGCGCTACACGTCCAATGTCCTTGATTCGGGTTGAACGTTTGAATGAGCAAGGAACTCCAAGAGTTTCAAAACCTTTGTGGTTAGCTTGGCTTGGAGAACAAATGCCGCCTTTAGAAGAAGTTTGGCAACTTTATCTGCGTCGTTTTACTGTTGACCACTGGTATCGATTTTTGAAGCAACGCTTACACTGGACTCTTCCAAAACTCACTACCCCTAAACAATGTGAGCGTTGGAGCGACTTAATGCCCATTATGACTTGGGAATTGTGGTTGGCGCGTGATATCGTTGCTGATAACCCTCTACCTTGGCAAAAGTTTTTAGTTAGTTTGACTCCGGGAAGGGTTGCTCAGGCAATGAGCAGCATTTTAGCGACAATTGGTACTCCTGCCCGTCCACCCAAACCTCGCGGAAAGTCCCCAGGCTGGAAATCAGGAATACCACGACAACGTAGAATTCGTTATCCTGTTGTCAGAAAAACTACAACCAAGCCACGTAAACAACAAGCAGAATCTGCTTAA
- a CDS encoding GTP-binding protein encodes MTSTLPEPHHSDSPNWEEELDSAIFSFEDIQAELNYKQAQSALRNLVDNIDLSSQEKAGLESEIADLETMLGKLDSMVVQIAAFGMVGRGKSSLLNALVGESVFETGPLHGVTRAAQRVNWSISEELIGETERALRVTLPSAGRSQIELIDTPGLDEIDGDTRAALAEQIAKQADLILFVISGDMTKIEHEALSLLREAGKPIILVFNKVDQYPEADRMAIYQKIRDERVRELLTPLEIVMAAASPLVKTAVRRPDGSRGVQVRTGNAQVAELKVKILEILQREGKALVALNTMLFADNVNEQLVQRKLMIREQNANQLIWKAVMTKAVAIALNPVTVVDILSSIVIDISLILGLSKLYGIPMTEAGAVQLLQKIALSMGGIGVSELLANLGLSGLKTLLGISATATAGVAIGPYISVALTQAGVAGVSSYAIGQVTKEYLANGATWGPDGPKAVINRILSTLDENSILNRIKDELQVKLRRG; translated from the coding sequence ATGACTTCCACATTGCCTGAACCGCATCACAGCGACTCACCCAACTGGGAAGAAGAACTTGATAGCGCCATTTTTAGTTTTGAAGATATTCAAGCAGAACTTAACTATAAACAAGCACAGTCGGCGCTACGGAATTTAGTAGATAATATTGACCTCAGTTCTCAGGAAAAGGCTGGTTTAGAGTCGGAAATAGCTGATTTGGAAACCATGTTAGGCAAGTTGGACAGCATGGTAGTACAAATTGCTGCTTTTGGAATGGTGGGACGGGGTAAGTCTTCTTTACTTAATGCTTTGGTTGGGGAGTCAGTATTTGAAACTGGGCCTTTGCATGGCGTGACTCGTGCGGCTCAACGGGTAAATTGGAGTATCAGCGAAGAATTGATAGGGGAAACTGAGCGTGCTTTGCGTGTTACTTTACCATCTGCCGGGCGATCGCAAATCGAATTAATCGACACCCCAGGTTTAGACGAGATTGATGGAGACACCCGTGCCGCTTTGGCGGAACAGATAGCCAAGCAAGCAGATTTAATTCTGTTTGTAATTTCTGGGGACATGACGAAGATTGAACATGAAGCCCTTTCTCTGTTACGGGAAGCAGGTAAACCCATTATTTTAGTATTCAACAAAGTAGATCAGTATCCTGAAGCAGATAGGATGGCGATTTACCAAAAAATTCGGGATGAACGGGTGCGGGAGTTACTCACACCGTTAGAAATTGTCATGGCTGCTGCGTCACCACTGGTAAAAACGGCGGTGCGTCGTCCTGATGGGAGTAGGGGTGTACAGGTGCGTACAGGTAACGCGCAAGTAGCGGAACTCAAGGTGAAAATTCTAGAGATTTTGCAACGTGAGGGTAAGGCTTTAGTCGCCCTGAATACGATGCTGTTTGCTGATAATGTAAATGAGCAACTGGTACAGCGTAAACTGATGATTCGGGAACAGAACGCCAATCAGTTGATTTGGAAGGCGGTGATGACTAAAGCTGTGGCGATCGCTCTCAACCCTGTTACCGTAGTAGATATACTGAGCAGTATAGTAATCGATATTTCTTTAATCTTAGGCTTATCTAAACTCTACGGCATCCCCATGACTGAAGCTGGTGCTGTGCAATTATTGCAGAAAATTGCCTTAAGTATGGGTGGTATTGGTGTTAGTGAACTACTGGCAAACTTAGGATTAAGTGGGTTAAAAACTTTACTAGGCATTTCCGCCACAGCTACAGCAGGTGTCGCCATTGGCCCTTATATCTCAGTCGCACTAACTCAAGCCGGGGTGGCTGGTGTGTCTTCCTACGCTATTGGACAAGTTACCAAAGAATATTTAGCCAATGGTGCGACATGGGGGCCGGATGGGCCGAAAGCAGTAATTAACAGGATTTTGTCTACCCTGGATGAAAATTCTATCCTCAATCGTATCAAAGATGAATTGCAGGTAAAACTCCGTAGAGGATAA
- a CDS encoding tetratricopeptide repeat protein: MRLSFFQYRLTALLSLVFLSASLTPVNANIHASSKLLAQYNLPTATTLLNQGLQAIQSGRFPDAIAAFQQAAQLDPTLAPAHYNLGLALRQTGQLQPAANAFYRATQSDPSFALAFANLGGALLEGNNLPQANDYLQRALELDPTLGFAHYNLGLVRLQQQNWEGAIASFQKAAQYSKNAPEPHYHLGICYLQQGKLKEAQNAFNQAVKINPKYPEAYYNLGVIAINQGNSKTALAAFRKSAEANPNYPNAYYGAGLAFMQLKQYNEAAKVLNFAKNLYNTQRNAQWEKNAEQLLQQVQKFNSQQRGGKNN; the protein is encoded by the coding sequence ATGAGACTATCATTTTTTCAATATCGCTTAACAGCATTGCTGAGTTTGGTATTTCTAAGCGCAAGCTTGACACCTGTAAACGCAAATATCCATGCTAGTTCAAAACTGTTGGCACAATATAATCTACCTACAGCCACAACCTTATTAAATCAGGGATTACAAGCTATTCAATCAGGTAGATTCCCAGATGCGATCGCAGCATTTCAACAAGCCGCTCAGTTGGATCCTACCTTAGCCCCAGCCCATTACAACCTGGGTTTAGCACTGCGGCAAACGGGACAATTACAGCCAGCCGCCAACGCATTCTATCGTGCAACCCAAAGCGATCCTAGCTTTGCCTTAGCTTTTGCTAACTTAGGTGGTGCATTGTTGGAAGGTAATAATTTACCACAAGCTAACGATTATTTACAACGTGCTTTAGAACTAGACCCAACACTAGGTTTTGCTCATTATAACTTAGGGTTGGTAAGACTACAGCAACAAAATTGGGAAGGTGCGATCGCCTCTTTCCAAAAAGCAGCACAATATAGTAAAAACGCCCCAGAACCTCATTATCATTTAGGGATATGCTATTTACAACAAGGTAAATTAAAAGAAGCTCAAAATGCTTTTAATCAAGCTGTAAAAATTAATCCTAAATATCCAGAAGCTTATTATAATCTTGGTGTAATTGCAATTAATCAAGGTAATTCTAAAACAGCGTTAGCCGCGTTTAGGAAATCAGCCGAAGCAAATCCTAACTATCCCAATGCTTATTATGGTGCAGGATTAGCTTTTATGCAGTTGAAGCAATATAATGAAGCCGCAAAAGTATTAAATTTTGCTAAAAATTTATATAACACTCAACGTAATGCACAATGGGAAAAAAATGCCGAACAACTGTTACAACAAGTACAAAAATTTAATTCTCAACAACGCGGAGGTAAGAATAATTAA